In Zea mays cultivar B73 chromosome 7, Zm-B73-REFERENCE-NAM-5.0, whole genome shotgun sequence, the following proteins share a genomic window:
- the LOC100191192 gene encoding Oleoyl-acyl carrier protein thioesterase 1, chloroplastic, with protein MLRCHTPPQCARAPLRHHGRWESPPAAAPAVVVRCARGAPQVSGIEAASPGHAAVTAALAKAEGGDARPSLAERLRLGNLLEDGLSYKESFIVRCYEVGINKTATVETIANLLQEVGCNHAQSVGFSTDGFATTTTMRKLGLIWVTNRMHIEIYKYPAWGDVVEIETWCQEDGRIGTRRDWILKDLANGEVIGRATSKWVMMNQNTRRLQRVSDDVRDEVFMHCPKAPRLAFPEENNGSLKKIPNLSDPAEYSRLGLVPRRADLDMNQHVNNVTYIGWVLESIPQDIIDTHELQTITLDYRRECQQDDIVDSLTCIEEGEEKSMNGSASAAAPHKEERQQFLHCLRFAANGHEINRGRTVWRKLAR; from the exons ATGCTGCGCTGCCACACGCCACCGCAATGCGCCCGCGCGCCGCTCCGCCACCACGGAAGGTGGGAGTCGCctccggcggcggcgcccgcggtGGTAGTGCGGTGCGCGCGGGGTGCGCCGCAGGTGTCCGGGATCGAGGCGGCTTCGCCGGGCCACGCGGCTGTCACGGCGGCGTTAGCTAAGGCGGAAGGGGGTGACGCGCGGCCCAGCCTGGCCGAGCGGCTGCGGTTGGGGAACCTCCTGGAGGACGGGCTATCGTACAAGGAGAGTTTCATCGTGCGCTGCTACGAGGTGGGGATCAACAAGACGGCCACCGTTGAGACCATCGCCAATCTCCTCCAG GAGGTAGGATGTAACCATGCACAAAGTGTTGGGTTCTCCACTGATGGCTTCGCCACGACCACTACAATGAGAAAACTTGGACTTATTTGGGTGACGAACAGAATGCACATTGAGATCTACAAGTACCCAGCTTG GGGTGATGTTGTTGAGATCGAAACATGGTGCCAAGAAGATGGAAGAATTGGTACCCGTCGTGATTGGATCCTCAAGGACCTAGCTAATGGTGAAGTTATTGGCAGAGCTACCAG CAAGTGGGTCATGATGAACCAAAATACACGGAGACTTCAGCGGGTCAGTGATGACGTGAGGGATGAGGTGTTTATGCACTGTCCAAAGGCTCCAAG ATTAGCATTCCCAGAGGAAAATAATGGCAGTTTGAAGAAGATTCCGAATCTTTCAGACCCTGCAGAATATTCAAGACTTGGACTAGTG CCAAGAAGAGCTGACCTGGACATGAACCAACATGTCAATAATGTTACTTACATAGGTTGGGTCCTCGAA AGTATACCTCAAGATATAATTGATACACACGAGTTACAAACAATCACTCTCGACTACAGAAGGGAGTGTCAACAGGATGATATAGTTGATTCTCTTACTTGCATAGAGGAAGGAGAGGAGAAAAGCATGAACGGCTCTGCTTCTGCAGCAGCGCCTCACAAAGAAGAGCGGCAGCAGTTCCTGCATTGCTTGAGATTTGCAGCCAACGGACACGAGATCAACCGTGGCCGTACCGTGTGGAGGAAGCTAGCTAGATAA